Proteins encoded together in one ANME-2 cluster archaeon window:
- a CDS encoding DUF2193 family protein yields MTNLIEKVVQDAIAAQKASIDIIKANRYNDFTLEQTRPFVEVVRNFETHPDQSREAMALYQQSVLIHFDVLTSLTDTVSAFDCAFLEWQQTPITLDILYELDKGFRSAVDVFIQTIEESDDIIGLEATRVHNGFYGIISSKDFAALPGSTFNVLAQIIARTPIDKKYKQAILAAKSWGLNGIYVFGDIYTRTLKETGNVAKAIQEEKRYLKWVWDEPSKCMLDLMGQLGHKSYDRFEYFNRYDKKFRPVVEAAFDAGVHPANIVMLPTHVGDIGHHIGWSYYKLCRDDMCMAILESVSQTVYNTLASALAAGKIKSPFDVASIATGASGAAMAHILAWDGFTPDMIQDMMQKRFSNYIMTHPYDRSMVGELHVNDFLDFTTRGQRIITPKPRGGGGKVMGVPVDLEPVSTNPELNNPQMYAYPFTAITVRATALMRFIDQPCLLAPEPPSIVGIVNATALNPDEPMAPVQMCKNCATSRFLPAKCDYCLSPTLNSVL; encoded by the coding sequence ATGACAAACCTAATAGAAAAGGTAGTACAGGATGCCATTGCGGCACAAAAAGCATCGATTGACATAATCAAGGCTAATCGGTATAATGATTTTACACTGGAGCAGACCAGGCCATTCGTTGAAGTGGTCAGGAACTTTGAAACCCATCCTGACCAGTCCCGGGAGGCCATGGCACTCTACCAGCAGTCGGTCCTTATCCACTTTGACGTTCTTACTTCCCTGACCGACACGGTCAGCGCCTTTGACTGTGCCTTTTTAGAATGGCAGCAGACTCCCATCACCCTGGATATTTTGTATGAACTGGATAAGGGTTTTCGCAGCGCAGTGGATGTATTCATCCAGACCATAGAGGAGTCGGATGACATCATTGGCCTGGAAGCGACCCGTGTCCACAATGGTTTTTATGGCATCATCTCATCCAAGGATTTTGCGGCCCTGCCAGGCAGTACATTTAATGTGCTGGCCCAGATCATTGCCCGGACCCCCATTGATAAGAAATACAAACAGGCCATACTGGCTGCGAAATCCTGGGGATTGAACGGGATATACGTGTTCGGCGACATCTACACCCGGACCCTGAAGGAAACCGGGAATGTTGCAAAGGCCATACAGGAAGAAAAGCGTTATCTCAAGTGGGTGTGGGATGAGCCTTCAAAGTGTATGCTGGACCTTATGGGGCAGCTTGGGCATAAGTCGTATGACCGGTTCGAGTACTTCAATCGCTATGATAAGAAGTTCAGGCCTGTGGTGGAAGCGGCCTTTGATGCGGGTGTGCATCCTGCAAATATTGTGATGCTGCCAACCCATGTAGGTGATATCGGGCACCATATCGGCTGGTCATATTACAAGCTGTGCAGGGACGATATGTGCATGGCAATACTGGAATCCGTATCACAGACCGTCTACAATACCCTGGCATCTGCCCTTGCAGCCGGAAAGATCAAGAGCCCATTTGATGTGGCATCTATAGCCACAGGCGCCAGCGGGGCTGCCATGGCACATATCCTGGCATGGGATGGTTTCACTCCTGATATGATACAGGATATGATGCAGAAGCGGTTCAGCAATTATATAATGACACACCCTTACGACCGTTCCATGGTGGGGGAGTTGCATGTGAACGATTTCCTGGATTTCACCACACGTGGACAGAGGATCATCACACCCAAACCCAGGGGTGGCGGCGGTAAGGTTATGGGCGTGCCCGTAGACCTGGAGCCTGTCAGTACAAACCCTGAACTGAACAATCCACAAATGTATGCCTATCCCTTCACTGCGATTACGGTGAGGGCAACTGCACTGATGCGGTTCATAGACCAGCCCTGCCTGCTTGCACCCGAACCCCCCAGTATCGTGGGAATAGTGAATGCTACGGCGCTGAATCCTGATGAACCGATGGCACCCGTGCAGATGTGCAAGAACTGTGCCACAAGCAGGTTCCTGCCTGCCAAGTGTGATTATTGTTTGTCGCCCACGTTGAATTCGGTGCTGTAG
- a CDS encoding TldD/PmbA family protein has protein sequence MSSDINIIYDMAKKAQKAAERSGADEVEVFGLMASSVNVDIQLDRIDLAKESFLKGIGVKAIVNGAVGFSSTNDPARIIDAAKSATSSARVRHSDPDWTGLPQACEYRAVNGIHDPRIANIDVETCIDLTMKMIDGAVSLDDARPTSGKFTCLGSDYVILNSNGVEVREASTRIDGFIECRAGDGDKMSTAYEFDLSRNFDIDFYRIGSEAARQALEGVGGAGVDTCKTDVLLKPSAIADILESTFLNSLNSENIQKGRSALAGKLGEKIGADGLDIVDDGLLEGGIGSARSDDEGTPSRTNRILENGVLGTYLYDKYTAGKDGVESTGSAVRGNYAQTTCIDVRNLKIEYPASDIIAETQKGVLVGSVIGAHTANPISGDFSVEARNSFLVENGGVGRPIRSMMVTGNVFELLQNICGAGRDTRVLGNIITPTVKVSGLKIVG, from the coding sequence ATGAGTAGTGATATCAATATTATTTATGACATGGCCAAAAAGGCACAAAAAGCTGCAGAGCGCTCAGGTGCCGATGAGGTGGAAGTATTCGGGCTTATGGCCAGCAGTGTTAATGTGGACATCCAGCTGGACAGGATCGACCTTGCAAAGGAAAGTTTTTTAAAGGGAATTGGTGTCAAGGCGATAGTGAATGGTGCAGTGGGTTTTTCGTCCACAAATGATCCTGCGCGCATCATAGACGCGGCAAAATCCGCCACAAGTTCGGCAAGGGTGCGGCACAGCGACCCAGACTGGACCGGACTGCCGCAGGCTTGTGAATACAGAGCGGTAAACGGCATCCACGATCCCAGGATAGCCAATATAGATGTGGAAACCTGCATCGACCTGACCATGAAGATGATCGATGGGGCGGTATCGCTGGATGATGCAAGACCCACCTCAGGGAAGTTCACATGTTTGGGGTCTGATTATGTGATACTGAACTCCAATGGTGTTGAAGTGAGGGAAGCTTCCACAAGGATCGATGGTTTTATTGAGTGCCGGGCCGGGGATGGTGATAAAATGTCCACTGCTTACGAGTTCGATCTCTCCCGTAACTTTGATATTGATTTTTACCGCATCGGCAGCGAGGCTGCCAGACAGGCGCTTGAAGGTGTAGGCGGTGCGGGTGTCGATACATGCAAGACCGACGTACTGCTTAAACCAAGTGCAATAGCCGATATTCTGGAAAGTACATTTCTCAATTCGTTAAACTCCGAGAATATCCAGAAGGGGCGCTCAGCACTGGCAGGTAAACTGGGTGAAAAAATCGGTGCAGACGGCCTGGATATTGTGGATGACGGGCTGCTGGAGGGTGGTATAGGATCGGCCCGCTCGGATGATGAGGGAACACCATCAAGGACCAACCGCATCCTGGAGAACGGGGTGCTGGGTACGTACCTGTATGATAAATATACGGCAGGTAAGGATGGTGTGGAGTCCACGGGCAGTGCGGTGAGGGGTAATTATGCCCAGACCACTTGCATTGATGTCAGGAACCTGAAGATAGAGTATCCGGCCAGTGATATTATTGCTGAAACACAAAAAGGGGTGCTTGTGGGTTCAGTGATCGGGGCTCATACAGCTAATCCCATCTCAGGGGACTTCAGTGTAGAAGCCCGCAATTCGTTTTTAGTTGAAAACGGGGGGGTAGGCAGACCGATCAGGTCTATGATGGTGACCGGGAATGTGTTCGAACTGCTGCAGAATATCTGCGGTGCGGGCCGTGATACAAGGGTACTGGGTAATATTATTACACCTACGGTGAAGGTATCAGGCTTGAAGATAGTAGGATGA
- a CDS encoding SLC13/DASS family transporter — protein MKKGIRQRSGLVLGPFLFILILFTEPESLSPAATVVAGVTIWMAVWWISEAIPISATALLPIVVLPAFGAMKVGDVTAQYGHHIVFLMLGGFFIAIAMEKWDLHKRIALFVVHTIGIGPRRIIAGFMVATAFLSAWISNTSTAMVMMPIGTAVIASISAKKSDPDFNVALMLSIAYAASIGGMATLVGTPPNLIFAGIYQSMFGVQVNFFEWAYFGFPLASVMLVITWFYLTHIGYRIRKDEMPGSGEVIKAERARQGKITREEKHVLMVFVLVAVLWMTRGLLWGKYLPQVTDASIAITGALLLFIMPAREEASLLSWEDTEKVPWGVALLMGGGFAIARGFAETGLAEWVSQSFTFLVAMPVFLLILATVVITKIFTEITSNTATATILMPIAASIAVTLGISPFGIMAAVAISSSLAFMMPVATPPNAIVFGSGYVTIPQMARAGLWLNLVTVVIVSLFAYLMF, from the coding sequence GTGAAGAAAGGTATAAGGCAAAGGTCAGGTCTTGTTCTAGGCCCGTTCTTATTTATTTTAATCCTATTTACCGAACCTGAAAGCCTGTCCCCTGCCGCCACAGTTGTAGCAGGCGTCACGATCTGGATGGCTGTATGGTGGATAAGCGAGGCCATTCCCATCTCTGCCACGGCACTGCTGCCCATCGTTGTCTTACCTGCATTCGGTGCCATGAAGGTAGGCGATGTAACAGCACAGTACGGACACCATATCGTATTCCTCATGTTAGGCGGCTTTTTCATTGCCATTGCCATGGAGAAATGGGACCTGCATAAGCGCATTGCCCTGTTTGTGGTGCACACAATAGGCATTGGTCCCAGGCGTATCATTGCAGGCTTTATGGTCGCCACTGCCTTTTTATCTGCCTGGATATCAAATACATCCACTGCCATGGTCATGATGCCGATCGGAACCGCTGTGATTGCCAGCATATCTGCTAAAAAATCCGACCCGGATTTCAATGTGGCACTGATGCTCTCGATTGCCTATGCAGCATCCATAGGCGGGATGGCAACACTGGTAGGGACACCGCCCAACCTGATATTCGCAGGCATCTACCAGTCCATGTTCGGGGTGCAGGTAAACTTCTTTGAATGGGCATACTTCGGGTTTCCCCTGGCGTCTGTCATGCTGGTCATCACCTGGTTCTATCTTACCCATATCGGTTACCGTATCCGGAAAGATGAGATGCCGGGCAGCGGTGAGGTCATAAAGGCTGAGAGGGCCAGGCAGGGCAAGATTACCAGGGAGGAGAAACATGTGCTTATGGTGTTTGTCCTGGTGGCGGTCTTGTGGATGACCAGGGGGCTGTTGTGGGGCAAGTACCTGCCCCAGGTCACAGATGCCAGTATCGCTATTACCGGGGCACTGCTGCTGTTTATAATGCCTGCCAGAGAGGAGGCTTCACTGCTTTCATGGGAGGATACTGAAAAAGTACCATGGGGGGTTGCACTCCTGATGGGTGGTGGGTTCGCTATTGCCAGGGGGTTTGCAGAAACGGGCCTGGCTGAATGGGTATCCCAGAGTTTTACCTTCCTTGTGGCTATGCCTGTATTCCTGTTGATCCTGGCAACTGTTGTTATTACCAAGATATTCACAGAGATCACATCAAATACGGCCACGGCCACTATCCTGATGCCAATTGCCGCGTCCATTGCAGTAACCCTTGGCATCTCCCCGTTCGGGATAATGGCTGCGGTCGCTATATCATCGTCCCTGGCTTTCATGATGCCGGTAGCTACTCCACCTAATGCCATTGTGTTCGGATCGGGTTATGTTACTATTCCACAGATGGCAAGGGCCGGGTTGTGGCTGAATCTGGTTACTGTTGTGATTGTGTCACTGTTTGCGTATTTGATGTTCTGA
- a CDS encoding potassium channel family protein, with product MVAIRLVLVMTFILILAFILWFLENYFDPGGMLDHNDPTGVFSFIDAIYFTMVTITTVGYGDIVPVSPLARMLDAFFITPGRMFVWLIFIGTAYQFVYQQYREEWELKKLHKKLNNHIIICGYGMTGQAVVDELLNKKYDIDQLVVIDNNEEFIRYAADNNITALLGNASKENILKKAAIEKAQTIIITTGRDDTNVLIGLSAKNLNPDITIISRANEIENKKLVRQSGADYIITPSITGGRLMVLAIKNKLSTKLLDDLLTSRYGVDVNEREVTMEEIGKKPKDILKIVVIEVNRGDTIYPASELDNVTLEKGDWLVFIEKVI from the coding sequence ATGGTCGCAATTCGCCTTGTACTTGTAATGACCTTCATTTTAATACTTGCCTTTATCTTATGGTTTCTTGAAAATTATTTTGATCCGGGTGGAATGCTTGACCATAATGATCCAACAGGCGTGTTTAGCTTTATTGATGCCATATATTTCACAATGGTCACGATCACTACAGTGGGCTACGGGGATATCGTGCCAGTCTCACCTCTCGCAAGGATGTTGGATGCTTTTTTTATCACACCCGGGAGGATGTTTGTGTGGCTGATATTCATTGGAACAGCTTATCAATTCGTATACCAGCAATATAGAGAAGAATGGGAGCTAAAGAAGTTGCATAAAAAACTTAACAATCATATTATTATCTGCGGCTATGGCATGACAGGTCAGGCCGTTGTGGACGAACTGCTCAACAAAAAATATGACATAGATCAGTTAGTGGTTATTGACAATAATGAAGAATTCATACGGTATGCAGCAGACAATAATATTACCGCATTACTTGGCAATGCAAGTAAAGAGAACATACTCAAAAAAGCTGCAATAGAAAAAGCACAAACCATAATAATCACAACCGGAAGGGATGATACCAATGTGCTGATAGGTCTTTCAGCAAAGAACCTTAACCCCGACATAACCATTATTTCAAGAGCGAACGAAATAGAGAACAAAAAATTAGTGCGCCAGAGCGGAGCAGACTACATTATCACACCATCCATAACTGGTGGAAGATTGATGGTCCTGGCGATAAAAAATAAACTCTCAACAAAACTCCTTGATGACCTTTTAACATCCAGATACGGTGTTGATGTGAACGAGAGAGAAGTGACAATGGAAGAGATAGGTAAGAAACCAAAAGATATCCTGAAGATAGTGGTTATAGAGGTAAACAGAGGAGATACGATATACCCGGCTTCAGAACTTGACAATGTAACCCTTGAAAAGGGGGACTGGCTCGTATTTATCGAAAAAGTGATCTGA
- a CDS encoding TldD/PmbA family protein, giving the protein MFQGHQCRHLNRQGYTLNTSQVDFHDIRVLKSSGLSIFIDNGEIEQISNNYTSGTACRALIKGSWGIVSSDNTRDPDSMLFSAAKLSGQAHRRSPRPGIDLARVESPLIHDLPVVEKDPADIPIEEKVELLLDIHKRTKVQDVSSSTVMYSESVTEVEYSNSEGVEVSYSLVRTGFAVTAVASRNGVFQMGRESKFNVCGYELFDRYDALELAETAGNTARDLLSASVPKGGRMPVILDQELAGVFIHEAVGHAVEADHVAEGNSILAGKIGSQIASSCITVIDDPSMHGYGYYPVDDEGVESRPTTLIEEGVLKSYLHSRETAALFPDTGRPGNARSQGLSRPIIRMSNTYIENSDSSFGEMLSEIKDGIYLIGSRGGQVNPGEGVFQFNAERGFLVENGELTTPVRDVSLSGHTLDILKHVQMAAGDMKMTSGRCGKGGQLAPVCDGSPHILVSEAMVGGSG; this is encoded by the coding sequence ATATTCCAGGGTCATCAGTGCCGACACCTCAATAGGCAGGGATATACTTTGAACACTTCACAGGTTGATTTCCATGACATCAGGGTACTGAAAAGTTCAGGACTCAGCATTTTTATCGATAATGGTGAGATAGAACAGATATCAAATAACTATACCAGTGGAACAGCATGCCGTGCACTGATCAAGGGGTCGTGGGGTATTGTCTCATCCGACAACACCAGAGACCCTGACAGTATGCTTTTTTCAGCAGCAAAGTTATCCGGCCAGGCACATAGAAGGTCTCCAAGACCGGGTATCGATCTGGCCCGGGTGGAATCCCCTTTGATACATGACCTTCCGGTAGTTGAAAAAGACCCTGCCGATATTCCAATTGAGGAGAAAGTAGAACTTCTGCTTGATATCCACAAACGGACAAAGGTACAGGATGTGTCAAGTTCCACTGTAATGTATTCCGAAAGTGTGACCGAAGTGGAATATAGCAACTCCGAGGGTGTGGAGGTTTCATACAGCCTGGTTCGGACAGGGTTTGCAGTAACTGCGGTGGCTTCACGCAATGGTGTGTTCCAGATGGGCAGGGAGAGCAAGTTCAATGTATGCGGGTATGAGCTGTTCGACAGGTACGATGCACTGGAGCTGGCAGAGACGGCAGGGAATACTGCAAGGGACCTGTTATCGGCAAGTGTGCCTAAAGGCGGCAGGATGCCTGTGATACTTGACCAGGAACTGGCAGGTGTGTTCATCCACGAGGCTGTGGGTCATGCAGTAGAGGCAGACCATGTGGCAGAGGGCAATTCCATCCTTGCAGGCAAGATCGGCAGCCAGATCGCTTCTTCCTGTATTACTGTCATAGACGACCCGTCCATGCATGGGTATGGCTACTATCCTGTTGATGACGAAGGAGTGGAATCAAGACCCACTACATTGATAGAAGAGGGTGTGCTGAAGTCGTACCTGCATAGCAGGGAGACAGCTGCACTATTTCCGGATACCGGCCGGCCTGGTAATGCCAGATCCCAGGGGCTTTCAAGACCCATTATCAGGATGAGCAATACTTATATCGAGAATAGTGATTCCTCTTTCGGGGAGATGTTATCTGAGATAAAGGATGGTATTTACCTGATCGGTAGTCGCGGGGGACAGGTGAATCCGGGCGAGGGTGTATTCCAGTTCAATGCTGAGCGCGGGTTTTTGGTGGAGAATGGTGAACTGACCACACCTGTTCGGGATGTTTCACTGTCAGGACATACACTGGATATCTTAAAGCACGTGCAGATGGCTGCCGGTGATATGAAAATGACCTCTGGCAGGTGCGGCAAAGGCGGGCAGCTTGCGCCTGTATGCGATGGGTCGCCGCATATCCTGGTCTCAGAGGCAATGGTGGGGGGAAGCGGATGA
- the lonB gene encoding ATP-dependent protease LonB produces the protein MADTNDNDSGSTDDLLGGLDIESTADIQVPEDLIDQVIGQEHAVEVVKKAATQRRHVMMLGTPGTGKSMLAKAMADLLPKEELQDVLVYNNPEDNNTPKIRVVPAGKGKEIVDAHKLEARKRMQARNMFIMIFVFGIIIYSLYTGTLIWGIIAAVLIFMVMRQFMPKEEAYIPKLLVSNAGKEKAAYIDATGAHAGSLLGDVRHDPFQSGGLETPAHDRVEGGAIHKAHKGVLFIDEINTLGLESQQNLLTALQEKEFSITGQSERSSGAMVKTEPVPCDFTMVTAGNLDALRGMHPALRSRIKGYGYEVYMSDTIPDNVDNRQKLVRFVAQEVIRDGKIPHFDSSATKEIILEARRRAGRKGHLTLKLRDLGGLVRVAGDIAHSESADMTLAEHVLKAKSIARSVEQQLADQYLERRKDYKMFEQEGSQVGRVNGLAVMGSDSGIMLPIMAEVTPAQSSSEGRIIATGMLKKIAREAVDNVSALIKKVSGKDTRSMDVHIQFIGTYEGVEGDSASISIATAVLSAFENIPVDQSVAMTGSLSVRGDVLPVGGVTYKIEAAAQAGIKTVIIPRSNMGDVMIEDEYKDKIEIVPVSNITEVLDKSLIGPEKKKLIKTIKKSYAFPKLNLGLSDNIPGSSVPTPQ, from the coding sequence GTGGCAGATACTAATGACAATGATTCCGGATCCACTGATGACCTTCTGGGTGGACTTGATATTGAATCCACCGCCGATATCCAGGTTCCTGAGGACCTGATCGATCAGGTGATAGGCCAGGAACATGCAGTGGAAGTAGTTAAAAAGGCAGCCACCCAGCGGCGGCATGTTATGATGCTGGGTACACCAGGTACTGGCAAGTCAATGCTGGCCAAGGCCATGGCAGATCTTCTGCCAAAAGAGGAATTGCAGGATGTCCTGGTGTATAATAATCCTGAGGACAACAACACACCGAAGATCAGGGTAGTGCCTGCCGGCAAGGGCAAAGAGATAGTGGACGCCCACAAACTGGAAGCAAGAAAACGAATGCAAGCCCGCAACATGTTCATCATGATATTCGTGTTCGGCATAATCATCTACTCACTTTATACCGGGACGTTGATCTGGGGTATCATCGCTGCCGTACTCATCTTCATGGTCATGCGTCAGTTCATGCCAAAAGAAGAGGCATACATACCAAAACTCCTGGTATCCAATGCAGGTAAGGAAAAAGCCGCATACATTGATGCTACAGGTGCACATGCCGGTTCCCTGCTGGGTGATGTGAGGCACGACCCTTTCCAGAGCGGAGGCCTGGAAACCCCTGCCCATGACAGGGTGGAAGGTGGAGCCATTCATAAAGCGCATAAAGGTGTGCTGTTCATAGACGAGATCAATACCCTTGGGCTGGAATCCCAGCAGAACCTGCTGACAGCCCTGCAGGAGAAGGAATTTTCCATCACTGGCCAGAGCGAGCGCTCCTCGGGCGCAATGGTAAAGACAGAACCTGTTCCATGCGATTTCACCATGGTCACTGCCGGTAACCTTGATGCTTTGAGGGGAATGCACCCGGCACTGCGTTCAAGGATCAAGGGTTACGGTTACGAGGTTTATATGAGTGATACCATACCCGACAATGTCGATAACAGGCAAAAACTTGTCAGGTTCGTGGCACAGGAAGTGATAAGGGATGGTAAAATACCCCATTTTGACAGTAGTGCCACAAAAGAGATCATCCTGGAAGCAAGGCGCCGGGCAGGCAGAAAAGGACACCTAACCCTAAAACTGAGGGACCTGGGTGGTCTTGTCAGGGTTGCGGGTGATATTGCGCACTCTGAAAGTGCTGATATGACACTTGCAGAACATGTGCTTAAGGCAAAGAGTATTGCCAGGTCTGTGGAACAGCAGCTCGCCGACCAGTACCTTGAACGGAGAAAGGATTACAAGATGTTCGAACAGGAAGGCAGCCAGGTGGGAAGAGTTAACGGCCTTGCGGTTATGGGAAGCGATTCAGGGATCATGCTCCCCATAATGGCAGAGGTGACACCCGCTCAATCCAGTTCAGAAGGCCGGATCATAGCCACAGGTATGCTCAAGAAGATCGCCAGGGAAGCTGTTGATAACGTATCAGCCCTGATCAAAAAAGTAAGTGGCAAAGACACCAGGTCAATGGATGTACATATCCAGTTCATCGGTACCTATGAAGGAGTGGAAGGAGACAGTGCGTCCATCAGTATAGCTACTGCCGTGCTGTCAGCTTTCGAGAACATTCCTGTTGACCAGTCAGTGGCCATGACCGGATCGCTGTCAGTGAGGGGTGACGTGCTTCCGGTGGGCGGCGTGACCTACAAGATCGAGGCTGCAGCCCAGGCTGGTATCAAGACCGTGATCATACCCAGATCAAACATGGGTGATGTCATGATCGAGGATGAATACAAGGACAAGATCGAGATCGTCCCTGTGAGCAATATCACCGAGGTACTGGATAAAAGCCTTATTGGGCCTGAAAAGAAAAAACTGATCAAGACCATTAAGAAATCATACGCCTTTCCAAAGCTGAACCTGGGCCTGAGTGATAATATTCCAGGGTCATCAGTGCCGACACCTCAATAG
- a CDS encoding nucleotidyltransferase domain-containing protein, which yields MYKNNIEKAIKFLEQCLKENGLNISKIILFGSQATETTDNSDVDILIISDDFKNKDIFERARLTKDAEIKTIRKFMVPLDIVTLTSEEFENETSPVAEFAKSGKIMFGA from the coding sequence ATGTATAAAAATAATATTGAAAAGGCAATTAAATTCTTGGAGCAATGTTTGAAAGAGAATGGATTAAATATCTCGAAAATCATTTTATTTGGTTCACAAGCTACTGAAACAACTGATAATAGTGATGTAGATATATTGATAATATCGGATGACTTTAAGAATAAAGATATTTTTGAGCGAGCCCGTTTAACAAAGGATGCCGAGATAAAAACAATTCGAAAATTCATGGTCCCACTGGACATTGTTACGCTTACATCAGAGGAATTTGAAAATGAAACCTCACCTGTAGCCGAATTTGCCAAGAGCGGAAAAATAATGTTTGGAGCTTAA
- the hmgA gene encoding hydroxymethylglutaryl-CoA reductase (NADPH): MNQDKGLSKEEIIQKVVKGEMKLHAIDQFVDVGEAVDIRREAASRITGTELDNVGRFSINETEAVKRNIENMIGAIQIPLGIGGPVTINGEYADGNYYLPLATTEGALVASTNRGCSVISACGGTNVRIFNDGMTRAPVFTVKDVVRAREFVDWVNDPGNFEAMKAKASETTRFGELLDVMPFVAGNNVYLRFRFDTKDAMGMNMATIASEAICDFITGQLDVELVSLSGNVCTDKKPSAINNILGRGKTVVADVVIPGNVVEQKLKTEPGSMAKVNYKKNLLGSARAGSTGFNAHVANIVAAMYLACGQDAAHVVEASSAITSMELTDKGDLYCSVTLPAIQVGTVGGGTGIATQRECLEMLGVAGAGEPPGTNAKKLAEIIGAAALAGEISLIGAQAAGHLARAHKQMGR, translated from the coding sequence ATGAACCAGGATAAGGGGTTGTCAAAAGAGGAGATCATACAAAAGGTAGTAAAAGGAGAGATGAAGCTCCATGCCATTGACCAGTTCGTGGATGTCGGGGAAGCAGTGGACATAAGAAGAGAAGCCGCATCTCGCATAACTGGTACAGAACTTGATAACGTGGGCAGATTCTCCATCAATGAAACAGAAGCTGTAAAACGCAATATTGAAAACATGATCGGGGCAATCCAGATACCTCTTGGAATAGGCGGGCCTGTTACTATCAATGGTGAATATGCAGACGGGAATTATTACTTACCCCTGGCCACCACAGAAGGGGCACTGGTAGCCAGTACCAACCGGGGCTGTTCGGTAATCTCGGCATGCGGCGGTACCAATGTTAGGATTTTCAATGACGGTATGACCCGTGCACCCGTTTTCACAGTAAAAGATGTGGTCCGGGCCAGGGAGTTCGTTGACTGGGTCAATGATCCTGGGAACTTCGAGGCCATGAAGGCAAAGGCATCCGAAACCACCAGGTTCGGGGAACTGCTTGACGTAATGCCCTTTGTGGCAGGGAACAATGTGTATCTCAGGTTCAGGTTCGATACCAAGGATGCCATGGGCATGAACATGGCAACAATTGCATCTGAAGCCATTTGCGATTTTATCACAGGTCAACTTGATGTGGAACTGGTTTCACTCTCAGGCAATGTATGTACTGATAAAAAACCCTCTGCCATCAATAATATTTTGGGCAGGGGAAAGACTGTTGTGGCAGATGTGGTCATTCCGGGAAACGTAGTCGAGCAAAAGCTCAAGACCGAGCCCGGATCAATGGCGAAGGTCAATTACAAGAAGAACCTGCTGGGCTCAGCCAGGGCCGGAAGTACAGGATTTAACGCACATGTGGCAAACATTGTTGCAGCCATGTACCTTGCCTGCGGCCAGGATGCGGCCCATGTGGTAGAGGCCAGCAGTGCTATCACCAGCATGGAGCTTACAGATAAAGGTGACCTGTACTGCAGTGTGACGCTGCCTGCCATACAGGTGGGTACGGTGGGTGGGGGTACAGGTATTGCCACCCAGCGCGAGTGCCTTGAAATGCTGGGAGTAGCAGGAGCAGGAGAACCACCAGGTACAAATGCTAAAAAACTTGCCGAGATAATCGGAGCAGCAGCACTGGCAGGTGAGATATCCCTGATAGGTGCCCAGGCTGCAGGACACCTGGCGCGGGCACACAAACAAATGGGCAGGTGA